The DNA region GTTGTATAAATGATGTGTTATTCTTCCTAtgatgtctttatttatagcaaGGAATACAAGTCGTAATAAGAAGGAAAACTAGTATTAAATCTAatctagaatttacacaatcacactttaaTACAATGTTTATAACaagaatgataaaatgaaataaaattgagCACCAAAATTGTAgggaaaatatttaattaaaaaacaaagtgTCTATATCAAAACCAACCTAAAAAGAATAATacataaggaaaactaacgaaaagtaaaaaaaaaaacttcccttttaatgaaaaaccatttttaaaggtatagtgaatagtaccagagaaatgtataaatgtggtttttcgttaaaagtgaacagcatcgaaagtgttttgttaaaactcccaaataCATACCACCGTCAAAATAGGAAATTTGGAAAACTAGccaaaatttgaaccatgaatAGAATTTTAACCAACCCTTATAATTTATTATAATTCTAACCAAAATTTGACATGAAAATACGACAATGCCCTTTCttaactaaaataattacaaaacCATATTTTCTCTTTGTTCAGTTTCCCTAAAAATAACTTCAGGCCTAAATTAATAACAACCTCTCTAAGCAGCATGGATTTAGGGAAAGGCCCAGTGGCCTCATCCGGTTTCGATGCAAAGCTatgattttcttccttcttctcaacAACGAGTagccatttgaaaatttcaagCTCCAATTTTGGTTTTTGGAGGAGGACCTATTTGTGCTGACAGGTTTTAAAGCCGTTGGAGTGAGAGAAGCTGCAAAGTAATGTAAGAGTAACCCCATTAAAGCAGTTTTGAAACTTCTAATGTCAAATGCCTAAAAGGGAAGGTatttttataaggaaaactaatgaaaaaggtttgaaaactttgagttttaacgataaggacaaaataaaggataaagtgaatagtaccaagattgactttttagtgtaaaaatgtggtttttcgttaaaatgaacagtaccgtaagcttttcgttaaagttcccattttTCTAAGGGAAAAAACTGCATAGTTTTGTACTTATTTTAGTTAAAAAGGGTATATTAGtagttttgtgttaaattttggttagaatgataataaattataaaaattgattAAAACTTTATCGAGTCaaattttggttagttttccaaaTTTTCCGTCAAAACAGAAGCAAAAGGCTCTTAATTTCAGATCGATTAACCAGGAAAAAAAACTCAGTGAAATGGAGGTGTACGGGCAGCAAGTGGTTCTGTTAACTGGGTGCTCGGAAGGGGGGATAGGTCACGCGCTGGCACGTGCGTTCGCCGCAGAGGGTTGCGTGGTGGTGGCGACGAGCAGGTCAGTGAGATCGATGGCGGATCTTGAAGGGGACTCGCGATTTTATTTGCAAGAGTTGGACGTGGTTTCCGAGGAGAGCGTGGAGAGGGTGGTGTCGAATGTGTTAGAGAAGTATGGCCGAATTGATGTGGTGGTTAACAACGCTGGGGTTCATTGTGTTGGTCCACTCGCTGAGGTCCCTCTCTCTGCTCTCCAACACACTTTTAACACCAATGTTTTCGGTACTCTCTCTTCCAACTTGTCACTCGTCACTTCTGCCCTTGTGATCGATCTTTGATTTATACTTGCTGATTGTCTCTCCTCTTCGTTCATGtattgtcatatcattcttgGTTTCCTTTTGTATTGGGGTAATGTAAACTCGGTAAGTGATGTCTGCACACCTGTTTTTTCCTCTTGTTTACTTTTGTCACTTGATTTTATTtggatttattcaattcaaatgtCAAAAATTAACAGGTTATGCACCGGTTGAAACGAGGTGTGTAGAAATCACTTTCCTGTGAACTAGTTTATGGATGGATAATTACATTGGTTTTCGCTCAAATTGTGTAAGAGGGAGTGCAAATGTCACTCCTAGATAATACGGAGATGAATGAAAGATGACATGCATGACATCAATCTTGGGTCCATGTAAGCCAAAAAAACAACGGTTAACTTGACGGTTCGACTGATTAAGACGGTAAATGTTGAACGAACTAGTAACTTCAAGGGTTGTAAGTTTTTGTATGCCATGGACCAAATGTTACATGCTCTTAACCTTGAGAAAGACTTCTCATGGCACGGAACGCCATGGTTCTTGTGTACCCGTGCCATGGAAGTTTTGGAGCGGTGCAAAGTACAATTAACCCTTCTTCTAATTATGTGAGAAGTAGAAGAAAAAGGTAGTCGGTGTCATGTGTTAGCATGGAGCTGAAATGGATACATGAATTTATGTGGCTACCAATATTATGTAtatctgttttcttcatcttgttTCTCCATTAGTCCAGGTTCCTTTAAGCGTAACAGAACTGCAATCATAGTTATGCATCTTCTGAAATCTCATCTTCTTAACTGTTGCGAGTGCATATATTCAAAGGAAAGGGATTGCAATCATCTATTAGTGTCAATACAACGGTGTCATCGTGCTCCAGACTCCTGTAAAAGTCGCATTGGATCATTCTTTCAACAACATTCATCTTCTTTTGACTTTTGTATGCAATGCAACAGCTTGTAAACTTAGATATGCTGATTTCGGAATATGCATTGCCTCCGACAAACTGCAAATTATATATCACGACTCAGGAAGATCACGTTGCTAATCTTAATGATAATAAAGATTAGTCATTAGTCATTCCATTCTTGATCAAGGTTGTGCAGATGGATAGCATGTGTGCTTTTAGTAAACATGATGTTATGCTATTGCTTAGGTTCCATGAGGTTGATACAAGCTGTTATCCCCCACATGGCatcaagaagaaaaggaaagattGTAAATGTTGGAAGTGTTACTGTTGCGGCGCCAACACCGTGGGCTGGTGCTTACACAGCATCCAAAGCTGCTCTTCATGCACTCAGTGATTCTttaaggtttgtgttttgtgttttgtgttatGCTCGGTAATGAAGTTTTGTTTACAAACCTCGTACTAGCAACAAAATAGTTCCTAGTTAATGAAACGTTTTGATTTTTCTGGGATTTCATCTGAAGATATCATCTGTTTGTGGGGAATAATGTTAAGATATGTAGTTGAACTTCTCTGCGAAATCTTCCCAGTCGACCTACACGTTGGCCACATGAATTTGTCCAATTTTGCACACTGCTTTGTCGTCTTAATATTGTTTTATTTCGCCAGTTTATGGTTCTAACCATCCTCAAAATATCAATGTTTACTAGATTGGAACTGAGGCCCTTTGGAATCAGTGTGATCACGGTTGTACCTGGAGGAATTAGATCAAACATCGGACGTACTGCTTTGGCCAGCTACAACCAGATGCCCGAATGGAAATTATACAAGCCTTTCGAAGCAGCAATCCGCGCCAGAGCCACTAGCTCACAAGGTCCTAAATCAACCCCATCAGACGAGTTTGCAAAGAAGACTGTGGCTGCCATTCTGCAGAAGAATCCGCCGGCTTGGTTCTCCTACGGTCACCTCGCCACCATTTTCGCCATCTTATATCATCTGCCACTCTTCGTTAAAGATTTTGTATGGAGGAAAGCAATGAAATGTTGACTTGttacttttttttctctttgttcATATATCTACACTACGTGTCTGCGATCTCCTATACACATTGTAAAGACACTTCGTATGAGATTTTCTTTTGGTTACAATAACTACCCAAGATTATTGTAAGAAAACCTACAATTATAAGTTTATGTCAGATCCGCAAGGGGGGAAATTGAGAGATGAAACGCGACACCAAaatgaataaacaaaaatttgatCTCACTACAGAATGCTTTTCCTCAAATTTCACTTTGGTTATACTGCCTACCTAAATTATTTAAACCTCACATTTGTTACACTGTCTACCTAAGTTATCAAACTCACTGAGAGTGATGAGGATGAGCATAATACACCATTCCGGGTGGCTGCTGAAGTGGCCGGAAACTAGGAGCGGGTGGAGGCGGCTGAGTTAAGGGTATCAGTTGCTGCTGGCTATTTTGTACAGGCTGCTGATTCATTTGCAGTGGCTGCTGAGCCAAAGGCACCATTGGACTCACCATATGAGGTGGGGGAGGTGGTGGCCCTAGAGGCAAATGTGGAATGCTACCATAACCATACGGGCTCATGACCCCTCCTGACGGCTGTAAATATTGTTGAGATGGCGGGTTTGGAAGCATGTGAAATTGACCTTGAGATGTTGGGGCTTGATTCTGCAGTTGGGGAACCAACGCTGATTGGTATGAATGGTTTGGCTGCACAGAAGGCGCTTGTGATGACATAAAAACATTGGCATCTGAAACTGGCACTGACCTCTCAGGTTTGGATATTGAATTGGTGCCCGGCATAGACGTGGAGGGCTTTGTCAGACCAGCATTCTTCGCTTCTTCAGCAGCAAATGTTGAAAGAACAGAAGTCATAATCAATTGAGAAGAACTTGATGCAGCAAGCTTGTCTGCAACCAAAGCTGCAATGGCTGCAGCTGATTTCCTAGGTGTTTGTCCGCCTATAGAATTTCCATCAGTTGAAGGACTGGTCGCACTTGATGGTTTAAACACATAATCTTCATCATTGAGCCGCTTCCGCATGTTGGTGGCTTCTTCTGCCTGTGCCTGTGCCACCTACAGTCATCAAAACATAACATATCAACTTCGGAGTCAGGGGATACCTTGCACTATTGTCATAATAATAAAGCTAACTAATGGTGTTCCAGCTATCTATACCAACTGCAATCAACCACTAATGACAGAGAAAGACTCATGTTCTATATACTTTGACACAATACGACAAAAACCATGTGTAAAATAATTTCAACATCAAATAAACTGAGGCGACAAGATAGTATGCTTTAAGGAATTACTACACCAGCATGTCAACTGTTTTAATATACTGGATGATTTGCATGACCTCATAATCACAACCATGGTTCTGAAAACTAGCCTGATATCAGTGCAAAGCGAACTTTCAAGAATGGGAATTGAATGCATCCACTACCACAAAGGTCATTGAAAACTTGACATGACGCAATCGGACCTGGCCAGCTATAAACGGGCTACATTTGGGTGATTTCCAAGTCCAACGGAATTGACGGCCAGGTAGTAAGAAATAGACTACGAAATTAGATAGAGGGGATTAGATATGCATTTCATGAGTATTGCAAAGGCATGTGAGAGGGATTTGAAAATGACTACTTGGAAGGAATCATTTACAAATCCCTCATACATGCCTTTGTAATTCGCATGGTGCATTTCTAATCCCCTCTTACATTTTGTAGTCCATTCCTTGCTAGCTTGGCCTCAACCCCTTGAAACTTGAAAACCCCTCACCCAAACATAGCCTACATGTTGCGCCCATGAACAGCTAAACAGGTTATGACTTGGAGTACACAACAACAAAACGGGTTATGAATTGGAGTACACGACCACAAAGTTCTTTCTCAGAACAGCATCAAGAGCAATGAGAGAGCAGGCCATCATTACACAAAAAAGTCCTAATGTCAAAATTCTTCTCCGTAGTTGATTGCTCTAGAGAGATTTGGTGTTTCTCATATTTTACAAGAAATGCTTACTTAtaaatttgatcatattagagCTCGCCAAGAAATACTTGGTCCTACAATCATTGGAGGAACGATACCTAAACCTGAGGATGCTCCAGAATCAGTTCAATTGCTCACTCGAGAACTACGATAACTCTTCAAGTCGTTTAAGATTGAAGGCAAGCCATGTactagaaaagaaaaatcaaggcAAGCCACTGTAATGGAAAGATGAAAGCCCATTAGAATGTCactttcttgctttaggaagtgTGGCAGTAAAACATTTGGTCCAGATTATCTCGGAGAATTCCAGAGATCAAAACTCACACCAACCAAATGAACAgttccaaaagaaagaaaatgatgagaGGTTCTATCCTGTTTTCATTTCCGTCTTCTCAGAACTTCCACCTGCCTGTGGAAGAGGACAGTAACTCGTTGTATTCATTATTTTGGGTGCTATGCAGCTCATAAATGAGTCCTACACATCCACCCATTTATATTACCTCTTAATTGCACTTGAATGATCAACCGATTCAGGTCCATGACCTCAATTGGGTCTAGGAAATTTAGCTGCCGCTTCATGTAACAGTTCTGGTGGTCAAGTGGAAGCTACCTTATGACATAAGAGGTTTTCTAGCATTCtaaaacatgaaaataaaatgTCCCACAGATCCATCAAACAATCTCCCAAGAAATACTATACAAGCAAAAGCAATATTCTACACTAGCGCAGTGGATTGAAGAGGAAGGCCCCTAACCACTAAGGTAATCCACGACTAGCCCAAGAAATACTATAGAATCATGATCAAATGGTGAAATTTATAATATGCTAACATTCCCTTCTCTTAAAACTTTTCTTTTGTGGTCTGACATCTCTTAAAAACTTAATAGATGAAAAGCAgaaaatccaactttttaaaaaatataattattagAGGGCATACCTGCATATGAGTTCGAACGTTCTCCAGTTCAGATTCCTGAAAAGAGAAATGATTCTACGAAGTCAGCAAAAGCATACACCATGAAACAAAGTGTCTTGTTTAAGGAGCACTACATTCTTGCTTATTTGCATGCTGAATTGAAAACATACTcaataattaaagaaaatgaTAGTATGATTGGATACCTGTTCATGCAGAGCTTCTTGTAATTGAGATACAAGTGCTACTCTACTTGTTTCAACTAATTTAAGTTTATCGATACACTGCTTCAAAATATTTTCTTCCTCCTCTACTTCTTTTGCTAAAGTTTTCCACTTTGGATCTTTTGCTgaagataaaagaaaatatgCATCAGAAACAACAATCTTAAAAATCAAGGCAAGATTCCATTAAAAGGATGTAATTTGGAAACAGCTGACAATATATACTGTCAATTACTCTAGTTAATATCATAAATGTTCACTGTATAGAATTGTTAGTTTACCATTAGTACAGGCAATGTCAACATCTTTCTCCAACTTCCTTACACGGTGAGCTGCAGACTTGCATTTACTCATCTCAGTATCTTCAGTGGGATGTTCACTGATCACCAAGTGAAATGCGGATACAATCTTCTCAGCCGGGCCTCCAATAGAAAGTTTCTATTTTCCAAATAACATGAAGTTAGAAATCTTTCAACAATTACAAATGTACGAGCAAAAAATTGAGCAAAGATTTATTTAAACAGGGATGGTAgtccaaaagaaataaaatgaagCAAAATGAGAAAAGTAAGAGCAGGCCCTTTTTCTCACCGTTCTGATAGAGCGTGAGTCTCTTTTTACAATTCTGACTGAACGTGAGCGCTTTTTGCCACTGAGTTCCAATGGTGGAGGCAGTTCTTCCCCAAGCATTAGTTCTTTGAGGCTCCTGGTACGAGACCCAAATACTCGTCTCTCTTCCCAAATACCAACCTATCAATTTTGTAAGCGACAACAAAGTTAAGCCATTCTGCTTTACATCTTAAAAGAGAATAATAACCAGTTGGTCAAATATTCTTAAATTGGTTCACATAATTAAAATTGCATTCCTTAGGCCAGGTAAAGAGGAAGGGAAGAAGATTTAAAAGAGAATACTGACCAAACCCAATACCCAACTCCAAATTCCAGAACTTGAATTTTCAATTACAGTTACAGGTCATGCTGTTGGTGTCTGGGTTGGTtatatgaaacaaaatcaaaGGAGGGTCTTACTAATCTAGATACAACTTTCTTTCCATGATCATCGCCTTGCTCGTGAACAACTTTGAGAGCGGCTGGAAGAACCTTCCAAAACTCAGCAACAAATTCGTTTCCTTTCCGCTTACTGTTCTGCAGGATGTCATTTGCAAGATACAAGAGAGGAACTTTCTGAACCATCTGTGCACTATGGAATTGTTTATCCCATGTTTCAACAACCAGTTCTGCTTTGCTCCGGTGAAATATGCACCAATGCGAC from Malus domestica chromosome 01, GDT2T_hap1 includes:
- the LOC103437610 gene encoding short-chain dehydrogenase RED1; its protein translation is MEVYGQQVVLLTGCSEGGIGHALARAFAAEGCVVVATSRSVRSMADLEGDSRFYLQELDVVSEESVERVVSNVLEKYGRIDVVVNNAGVHCVGPLAEVPLSALQHTFNTNVFGSMRLIQAVIPHMASRRKGKIVNVGSVTVAAPTPWAGAYTASKAALHALSDSLRLELRPFGISVITVVPGGIRSNIGRTALASYNQMPEWKLYKPFEAAIRARATSSQGPKSTPSDEFAKKTVAAILQKNPPAWFSYGHLATIFAILYHLPLFVKDFVWRKAMKC
- the LOC103437611 gene encoding uncharacterized protein isoform X1 — translated: MNSVFSEQILADKLSKLNSTQQCIETLSHWCIFHRSKAELVVETWDKQFHSAQMVQKVPLLYLANDILQNSKRKGNEFVAEFWKVLPAALKVVHEQGDDHGKKVVSRLVGIWEERRVFGSRTRSLKELMLGEELPPPLELSGKKRSRSVRIVKRDSRSIRTKLSIGGPAEKIVSAFHLVISEHPTEDTEMSKCKSAAHRVRKLEKDVDIACTNAKDPKWKTLAKEVEEEENILKQCIDKLKLVETSRVALVSQLQEALHEQESELENVRTHMQVAQAQAEEATNMRKRLNDEDYVFKPSSATSPSTDGNSIGGQTPRKSAAAIAALVADKLAASSSSQLIMTSVLSTFAAEEAKNAGLTKPSTSMPGTNSISKPERSVPVSDANVFMSSQAPSVQPNHSYQSALVPQLQNQAPTSQGQFHMLPNPPSQQYLQPSGGVMSPYGYGSIPHLPLGPPPPPPHMVSPMVPLAQQPLQMNQQPVQNSQQQLIPLTQPPPPAPSFRPLQQPPGMVYYAHPHHSQ
- the LOC103437611 gene encoding uncharacterized protein isoform X2 — its product is MLGEELPPPLELSGKKRSRSVRIVKRDSRSIRTKLSIGGPAEKIVSAFHLVISEHPTEDTEMSKCKSAAHRVRKLEKDVDIACTNAKDPKWKTLAKEVEEEENILKQCIDKLKLVETSRVALVSQLQEALHEQESELENVRTHMQVAQAQAEEATNMRKRLNDEDYVFKPSSATSPSTDGNSIGGQTPRKSAAAIAALVADKLAASSSSQLIMTSVLSTFAAEEAKNAGLTKPSTSMPGTNSISKPERSVPVSDANVFMSSQAPSVQPNHSYQSALVPQLQNQAPTSQGQFHMLPNPPSQQYLQPSGGVMSPYGYGSIPHLPLGPPPPPPHMVSPMVPLAQQPLQMNQQPVQNSQQQLIPLTQPPPPAPSFRPLQQPPGMVYYAHPHHSQ